The Halomonas sp. 'Soap Lake #6' genomic sequence GACTTGACATATATGCCGAGCACAAGCGATTCCTGACGTGACATCGAATCGTTGCTGGCACTTATGAAGCTGTAAGCATCCTGAATTCCCTCCCAAGGTGCTGTATTCCAGTATTTCATAACCTCAGGGTCAGAGAATATTGCTAGCAAGCTCGCCGCATCATCAGTTTCTAAGGGCTTTAGTATTAAGCGCTCGGTTTCAATAAACGGAAAAAAGAGCTCTCCTGACATTTCAACCTCCATATTAAGCACATAGTTACGCCACCATCAGCAGCGTTATAGCCGCCATATTCTCCGGCTAGGATAAGAGTTACACATTGCCACGAACTCTACGGCCATAAACGATGAGAGGAACGTGTGCTCGGCGACCGTTTAATAGCTTAGGTTATTCTTTGATGGCTCGTTCGAGCTCAGAGAGACCATTGATTGCAAGCCGCTATCTTATGCTTTATTGATGCAATCATACTCTATTCATAAATTTGGCTTAGGTCACGCGGCGTTGCAAGATATTCATCCTTTACTAAGCTTACGCGGCTTGGCCACCATCGCGGGTGCCTTATGGCTCGTTCCTCGCCAAGCGTTACACCGCGCTACAAATATGCAACATTTTGATTTTAATGATTTTGTAGTGCGTGGTAAGCGAAGCGCACCTGCAATAGCAGCCCGGCATACAATAGATTGATTTAAAAGACTTTGTAGTGCGTGGTAAGCGAAGCGCACCCGCAATAGTAGCCCGGCATGCAATAGATTGATGTTAAAGACTTTGTAGTGCGTGGTAAGCGAAGCGCACCCGCAATAGTGGCCCAGCGAGAATACAACTCTGAATTGTTTGCTGGGAGTAATTTCACCAGACCACGATGACGTTAGCTTTGCGAAGTATCTAGGAGTGGGTATATTGGATTTCTTCAGGTGATTTAGGGACCGGGGCTAGATAGACGTGTACTTCCCCAGGACGAGGCCCGACACAGACATCAGAGACCCTAGAGAGTTAGCATGGATTCGGTGATTTTTATTGTAGTCCTCGGCGCTATTGTAGCCGGATTTGTGCAAGGTCTATCTGGTTTTGCCTTCGGTTTAACCGCTATGTCGTTTTGGGTTTGGGTGCTCGATCCTAAGCTGGCGGCAGCCTTAGCCGTGTTCGGGGCCTTGACGGGACAAATTATTGCAGCGGTGACCGTGCGTCGCGGCTTCAGTGTGAGCAGGCTGGCGCCTTTCTTATTCGGAGGCCTGCTGGGTATCCCACTTGGCGTGGCGGTATTACCTGCCTTGGATATCGAGTTGTTCAAAGCGATTCTTGGAGGATTCCTGGTTCTCTGGTGCCCTCTCATGCTGGCGGCAAAAAATATGCCTAGAATAACGGCAGGTGGAAAGGTCGCGGATGGCCTAATAGGTGGCATTGGAGGGATCATGGGCGGTATCGGAGGATTTACTGGTACCGTTCCGACCTTATGGTGCACGTTGCGGGGCTTCGACAAGGATGAGCAGCGTTCAATAATCCAGAACTTCAATCTTGCGGCGCTCGTTGTAACCATGGGTATTTATATTGCAAAGAATATTGTTACAACCGAGATGGTGCCAATGTTTGCCATCGTTGCGCCCGCTATGCTTGTTCCAACGCTATTGGGTGGGCGAATGTATGTTGGTATTTCGGAAACGGCCTTCAAAAAGCTGGTATTGAGCCTTCTGATTTGCTCTGGTGTAGCGCTGCTTGCCTCGTCGGTACCCCAGTTGATCCAGCGCCTATGAAAAGGCCCAAAGCCGCTAAAGGTGGCTTGCCATATCTATCACCCCATTCGGTTCCATCTGCTGTTCACTGCCGCCGTTGCCAGAAGGTCTCCTGGCTGAAATGCCTTGGCCCCTGATAGCTGGCCTTAAGGTGCCAGAGATAGCGCTGGCTGACTGCTTGCATCTCCTGCTGGTAGGCACCCAGTGATTGGTGCAAGCCAGACTCGATGATCTTGGCCGCACTGGTTGCCGAGGCCAAGGAATGAAAGAGCCCTTGGGAAGCGAGTGGATCGAAGGCCAGCAGGGCATCCCCGATGGCCAGAAACCCCGGACCTGCTTTCGGCAACTGTTCCACTTCCAACAGTGAGGTGCCCGCCGGTCGGCCACGTATACGGGCAGGCGCTAGTCCCTCCAGCACCTCAGCCAACAGAGCATGCTCCCTGGCTCGGGCCAGAAAGGCGTCGGGGCGGCGCAGCAGCTGACGGCACAGCGGGTCATCGATGTCCATATGGTAGGCCAACACCCGCTGCCTTTGAGGCAGGGGCACCGTATACCACCAGCCACGGGCATCCGCCTGAATGCGCATAGTAGCGTCCTGGCTATCGGCCGCCTGGTCCAGAAAACTGTAGAGGCACAGCAGAGGAGCATCGGCGTAGCGCCGTAATCCCAATCGGCGCCCCAAGTGCCCACTGCGGCCCGTGGCGTCAACCAACACCGGCGCCTTGAACGATCCCAGTGTCGTGTCCAGGTGCCACTGGCCCTGACGATGGCGGATATCCACTTGCTTACAGCCCTCCCCTAGCGTCACCCCGACATCCAGGGCTCGCCGACGCAGCATCTGCTCAAACTCCCGCCGATCCAGATACCACCCGGGGCCAGCTGGGTCCTGGATGGCATCCCTCCAGACCGGCTTGTCATCGTCCCACACCGATACTGCAGCGCCCCGCTCCCGGTGTCCCGCGTCCCGGAAAGCAGCCATCAGGTTAAGACGCTGCAGCAGCACGGCGGCCGCTCCCGGCAGGGACTCCCCAATGGGGCTAGACCTGACCGGAAGAGCCCGGCGTTCCAGAACCAGCACCCGATGCTCCGGCCGCAGCAGAGTGCCGAGCGCCAGCCCCGCGGGCCCGGCACCGACAACCACTACATCGAAGGGACGATAGTCGGCCATTAGCGGCCGCGTCGTTGGGCGATCAACAGCTTACGCATTCCCTTGTCGGTGTCGTGCCGTTCCTCGGGCGTCATGTCACGGCCGCCTCTGTCCTCGACCTGCATCTGCGGCGGGAAATCGGGATCCCCACTGAGCCCTGGCCGCACCTCCACTACCCCCATCTGATCGAAATCAGTCACCATTCTCGCCAGCTGTTGCTTGTGGTCAGGGCCCAAGGTGCGGTCCCAGTCGGCGCGATGATGGTAGGCAGCCAGACGCTCTTCCCTCGACAGCGAGTCGTTCATCACCGTGTCATAGTTCTCCTTGCTCAGCACCTGATTGGGTACCCGAGCGGGCCAGAAGGTGGGCAAATAGGGATCGTATTCGGTGTCGTAGCCGGAGCGGCAACTGGCTGTGTCGGTTTGCCAGGGGATGGCCATCCAACGGGTGATGGAGCCGGGGAATTGGCCGTACAGAGGGCCGTTATAGGACTTCGCCATGGCCGGCGTCAGCGTCGTGCCGTAGTCCGGTTCCGGGTCGTTGGGATCGCGGTGGCGCCAGCGGTAGGGCTCCATATACATGGTGCTGTGGCGTACCGGCCAAGTCATCTCACACCCCGGATGGAAAGCGTCGGCGATGCAAAACTCCAGCGCCGCCCTGTCCAGCATGGCGGGCTGCTGCTCCAACGGTACCTCGTCAATGCTTTCAGGCGGCTGCCGATACGGATCGTAGTCCGCCTCGAAATCCCCTTCTGCCCACTTATCCAGCAGAGCCAGTTGAGTAGTGGTCAGGGCATTCATGGCGTCGGGCACCCTGGGCATGGGGACGTTCATGGCATCGCCATAGACCCAGGGCCATGGCTTCATGGAGATGTCGCCGTCCTGGGGATTGCGGAAGCTATTGACCACGGTGCGCCTGAGCTCGGCGTAGGTTTCGCCCGGTTCAGCCAGTTGCGACAGGTAGCGGGGTTCCAGGAAGTGCTGGGGCATGCCATAGCCGAAGCCAGCGGCAAAGCCCGCATTCATCCATTGTAGATCGCACATGGCTTTGAGGATGGGCAGTATGTCGTCGCTGAAGGAGGGCCTGGTGGGTGCCGGTAACTGACCAGCCTGGATAGCCACATCCGTCATCAGCGCATACATGGTACGCACCGCCTTCTGCTGGGGGCCATAATTGGGCGGAGCCACCACCACCCAGGCTGGAGTCACAGCAATCGGGCGGCCATTCACCAATACTGTGGCCGTCACGGGACCGTCACTGGTGTCGTCATACCAGCCGTCGTTATTGGCGAAGGTGGGGGGGGCTTCCCCTGGTAGGAGGCGGAGAGCCCGTAGCCGCCGAAGACCTGCAGGCGACCAACGGCATCGGTGCGCAACTCCCCCAGTGGCACTTCTATTCCCATGAACGTGCCGCCCTGAAACTGAGCCAAGCCGGAGCAGGTATTGATGCTACGCGCGCCTGGGGTGATGGACAGATTGTGCCGATCCAACGCCACCTCGGCGTTACGACGCGTGGAAGGCGCTGCCGTCTGCGCTTCTGGGATATCCAGCGCGAGCTCGAAGTTGTACCAAGCCGCTTTATGGTTAGCTACCTCCACGGTCCAGGTGATCTGGGTGGCGGGATCCATGGTCAGCTCCCGCACTACCTGACCGTTGCCGTCGTAAGCGTAGATACGAAATTCGGCTACCTCGCGCTTCAAGGCACCGGTGGCGTCCCGATAAGCGCCCGGTTCCCTGGGCAGGGGCTCCGTGACCTGGGGGCCAATATAAAAACCGTCGGTTTGCTTGGAATTGCCGACCCTGGCGATACCGATAGCCGGGTGGATTTTGGCGTATGCGATCTCAGCCATCGGTCACTCCCTTTTTGTGTGGGACGACACCAAGAGGAATAGAGGCTCTGGCGCCGCGTAGGCTCATGAATCTCTGAACTGAAACTGGAGAAATAGTACGGCTGGCTCAGAGGTACATTGCTGTATACAAAGATAGAACAAGACAGCTACTTATTCACCGCAAAAGGTAAATTTAATTTGGGTCTCATCTATTCGAATTACACTGCTACCTTTTACAAAGTAACTGGCCTCCCCCGCTTATGCGTTGTTTCTATTCAACCCTGTCCAAACCATTATCTTCTGTGATCGCTAAAATCAGCCAACTCACACTGTTAATGTTAATTTATAGACGCATGAATCTAGCTATTAAGATTAGTTTAAACTCCCAGATTCACAGATGGGCCTACCCCTATAAATTGGACACGCTTGCAGTTACTTTTCTCGAACTCAGCCGAAATCCGGTAGCCTAGGCGACTGTGCAGCCTTTCGCTGTTATAGAAGTCTTCAATATAGTTTTTATATGTTTGCGTAAATGACGCAACGTTATAAAGCTCGTCGCATGCATTCAGTAATGCCTGTGTCTTGCTCGCCCGGAACTCAATACCTCGCGCCAGAGTGACAGCATGAAGGGGTATATCCAGAGCCTCTGCAATCCCCTTCACACTACGGTGGGCCTGATGGCTCCACTCTACGGCTTTGACCTTAAACTCAGTGCTGTACTGTTGTGTTTTCTTCCCCGTGATCATGCCTAACATCGTCAATCTCCTTAATGGGAGTTATCGATGCGTGTCCATTGAAGTAGGGGAAGCCCAGGCTCGTCTTGAACGAATTATTATACGTAACGGCCCGTTTCAGGGTAGCTGCTCGAACTTGTCAAGCTGGTCGGTAAGCTCAAACCAAGGGGCCTTCGACGCAGTAAATATGTGGACGTTAGGTCGTTGCGTGGGCGTATCGTCCAGTATGCCCAGCCGAACAATGTAACTTCCAAGTTTGAGTTTCTTGGAGAACAAACTTGCACCGCAGGCGCTACAAAAACACAAATCCGTTTCCTCGGATTTATGGTAGCAAGATACAAATTCTTTGCCCGACGTAATCTCAAATTCTTCAGAGCTGACAAGACCGCCTGTAGCAAACGCCGAACCAGACCATTTTTGGCACTCTGAGCAGTGACAGTAACCGATAAACTGAAACTGATCAGACACCCGGATTTTTACGCTACCACACAGACAAGAACCGGTTAAATATGTCATCGCCGTATCCTCACATTACATATAACGCCGCCGACACGCGCCGCGTCAGCGATCGCCGTGCTCGGCTTTGTTAAATGGCCCTCGAAGGCCGATCAAATTTCCGAAAGGGTCTGTGACCTGACACATACTCATACCATTCTCGATTTCTATAGGCCCTCTATAGATATCGGATCCTAGCTGCCGAAAGTGCTCTATTGCGCCCCAGAGGTCTTCCACAGCCCAATATAAAACAGTCCCGGCCTTCCCGCTTGGGACTTTCTCATCGCTACGCACAATTTCGAGTACAAAGTCACCTATGCGTAGAGATCTAAACTCGAATTCCGGCAACTCAACTACTTCGGCCTCCGGAAAGGCTTTTTGATACCAGGAGAACCCAACCTCCCAATCACAAACATGTATCAGTAGAGCTGCTGGCTGCATTGGGAATACCATTTAACGGCGTATTAGACTGCGCGCTCTGATATTGAATAAACGCGCTGACTATTCAACATTCTTATCACGCACACTTAAACATCTCTAATTATCTGATATATAAGAAAATACAATAATAGCTTAGCAGTATATCAAAAATTCACGTACACACTAGTTTTGCTGATCTAATCATACTCTTTCATAAAATTTAATTAGGTCACGAGACTTTGCAGAAAAAATGGGCTGGCGGGGACTTTAGGCAGCTCCGCTGCCTTCGCGCCGGGCCGCCGCTACGGATGCTTTTGGCTCGTCCCTCGCCAAGCGTTACACCACGCGACAAGTGCGCAATCGTTTTATTTTAAATATTTTGTAGTGTGTGGTAAGCGAAGCGCACCCGCAATAGTGGCTCGCTAACATGCGGATGCTTTGGGCTCGTCCCTCGCTAAGCGTTACACCACGCGACAAGTGCGCAATCGTTTGATTTTAAGGATTTTGTAGTGCGTGGTAAGCGAAGCGCACCCGCAATAGTGGCTCGCTAACATATGGATGCTGAAGCCCTCTCCGACAATACCGGGGCCTTTGATACGACAATACTCATTCAGCTCTATCTCAGACAAAGAGGCACTTCCGATGGCACGGCAAGCCCGGCTTCAGCCGAGCAGTTATCGATTAATGTTTGATCTCTGGGGAATAACGCTGCATCGCAGTACTCAAACCGCCCCTGGGGCTTAGTTAGGGCATAACACCTATAGCCAGAGCTCTCACACGCCACCCTTGAACAGCCAAG encodes the following:
- a CDS encoding sulfite exporter TauE/SafE family protein, with product MDSVIFIVVLGAIVAGFVQGLSGFAFGLTAMSFWVWVLDPKLAAALAVFGALTGQIIAAVTVRRGFSVSRLAPFLFGGLLGIPLGVAVLPALDIELFKAILGGFLVLWCPLMLAAKNMPRITAGGKVADGLIGGIGGIMGGIGGFTGTVPTLWCTLRGFDKDEQRSIIQNFNLAALVVTMGIYIAKNIVTTEMVPMFAIVAPAMLVPTLLGGRMYVGISETAFKKLVLSLLICSGVALLASSVPQLIQRL
- a CDS encoding NAD(P)/FAD-dependent oxidoreductase — encoded protein: MADYRPFDVVVVGAGPAGLALGTLLRPEHRVLVLERRALPVRSSPIGESLPGAAAVLLQRLNLMAAFRDAGHRERGAAVSVWDDDKPVWRDAIQDPAGPGWYLDRREFEQMLRRRALDVGVTLGEGCKQVDIRHRQGQWHLDTTLGSFKAPVLVDATGRSGHLGRRLGLRRYADAPLLCLYSFLDQAADSQDATMRIQADARGWWYTVPLPQRQRVLAYHMDIDDPLCRQLLRRPDAFLARAREHALLAEVLEGLAPARIRGRPAGTSLLEVEQLPKAGPGFLAIGDALLAFDPLASQGLFHSLASATSAAKIIESGLHQSLGAYQQEMQAVSQRYLWHLKASYQGPRHFSQETFWQRRQ
- a CDS encoding LodA/GoxA family CTQ-dependent oxidase; this translates as MYALMTDVAIQAGQLPAPTRPSFSDDILPILKAMCDLQWMNAGFAAGFGYGMPQHFLEPRYLSQLAEPGETYAELRRTVVNSFRNPQDGDISMKPWPWVYGDAMNVPMPRVPDAMNALTTTQLALLDKWAEGDFEADYDPYRQPPESIDEVPLEQQPAMLDRAALEFCIADAFHPGCEMTWPVRHSTMYMEPYRWRHRDPNDPEPDYGTTLTPAMAKSYNGPLYGQFPGSITRWMAIPWQTDTASCRSGYDTEYDPYLPTFWPARVPNQVLSKENYDTVMNDSLSREERLAAYHHRADWDRTLGPDHKQQLARMVTDFDQMGVVEVRPGLSGDPDFPPQMQVEDRGGRDMTPEERHDTDKGMRKLLIAQRRGR
- a CDS encoding GFA family protein, which encodes MTYLTGSCLCGSVKIRVSDQFQFIGYCHCSECQKWSGSAFATGGLVSSEEFEITSGKEFVSCYHKSEETDLCFCSACGASLFSKKLKLGSYIVRLGILDDTPTQRPNVHIFTASKAPWFELTDQLDKFEQLP
- a CDS encoding VOC family protein, whose product is MVFPMQPAALLIHVCDWEVGFSWYQKAFPEAEVVELPEFEFRSLRIGDFVLEIVRSDEKVPSGKAGTVLYWAVEDLWGAIEHFRQLGSDIYRGPIEIENGMSMCQVTDPFGNLIGLRGPFNKAEHGDR